The sequence below is a genomic window from Polaribacter vadi.
TCATTAAATATTGGCTGTTTTTTCGTTAGCAATAATCTTCCCTCCTTTTAAGCGTAAAATTTGTTGTGTTCTGTTTGCCAACTCTAAATCGTGTGTAATAATAATCAACGTAGTTCCAGCTTCTTTGTTTAATTCAAACAACAATTGAATTACTTTTTCGCCAGTTTCTTCATCTAAATTTCCTGTGGGTTCATCAGCAAATAAAATAGCAGGTTTGTTAGAGAAGGCTCTTGCCAAAGCTACTCTTTGTTGCTCTCCTCCAGATAATTGTGTTGGATAATGATGCAACCTGTCTGCCAAACCAACTTTGGTAAGTAATTCTTTTCCTACTTTTGCAGCATTTTTATCACCTTGTAATTCCAAAGGCACAATTACGTTTTCCAACGCTGTTAAAGTGGGTAATAATTGAAAATTTTGGAAGATAAAACCAACATTTTTATTTCGTAAAGCTGCACGTTCATCTTCATTTAAATCTCCTAAAGAAGTTCCACATAATTCAACAGTTCCAGAAGTTGGGTAATCCAACCCTGCACACAACCCTAAAAGCGTAGTTTTTCCACTTCCTGATGGACCAACAATTGAGAAGATACTTCCTTTTTCTACTTCGAAAGAAATATTGCTAATTACTGTTAATTTTTTAGAACCACTTGTATAAGTTTTCTCTAAATCATTAATCTTTAATATCTTTGACATTCACAATTTTTTAATTAAAAAAAGTTCCTTTTGGCTTTTCCAAAAGGTTTTTATTGACTAGTAATTCCTATAAAAACGGGAATTTAAACAAAATAAGCTAATGCTGAAAAATAATCAATTGCCTTTATATATCAACAAGAGAAAACAAACTATTTTCTTAAAGTTATGTTATTTTTCTATGTTGATGTTCTTGCTTTCCTGCAAAACAGAAGCTCCAAAACAAGAAAATTCTTCGAGTAATATACCTACAAAAACTGAAACAAAAAACACTCCACAAACCACCACAAAAAGAATTGTTTTTTTTGGTGATAGTTTAACTGCTGGATATGGTTTAGACGATGTTGAAGATGCGTTTCCTGGAATTATACAAAGTAAAATTGATAGTTTAGATTTACCATATACTGTTGTAAACTCAGGAATTAGTGGCGAAACAACTGCTGTTGGAAAAAACAGAATTGATTGGGTTTTGAATCAAGAACCAGATATTTTTATTTTGGAATTGGGTGCTAATGATGGTTTAAGAGGTGTTAATTTGAAGGATACAAAAAGCAATTTACAGTTTATTATTGATGCTGTAAAAGAAAAATATCCAGCAACAAAAATTGTATTGGCTGGGATGCAAATTCCACCAAATATGGGACAAGATTATGCTACAGAATTTAAAAACATTTTTCCAGAATTGGCAGCAAAAAACGATATTGCACTTATTCCATTTTTATTAGAAAATGTTGGTGGTATTTCTAGTTTAAATCAGTCAGATGAAATTCATCCTACAAAAAAAGGGCATAAAATTTTGGCTCAAAATACTTGGGAAGTTTTAAAGCCAATTCTATAAATTCTTAGGATTTTAAAATATTTATCAGTAATTTGTATCTAAAAAAAGGAAATGGACACCTATTTTGTTATTCTATTAATTGTTGGTATCACATCTCTTTTTGCGAGTTTTTCTCCAATAATTTTAAAACGTTTTAAGATAAGTTTTACCATTCCATTACTTTTTTTAGGAGCCATTTTATATTATTTAAAAGCACCTTTACCTTGGCCAGATCCTATTTGGAATGAGAGTTTAACCATCCATTTTTCTGAACTTGTGGTTATTATTAGTTTGATGGTTGCAGGATTAAAAATTGGTTTAAATTATTCTTGGAAAGAATGGCGAAATCCTTTACGTTTATTAGGCATTACAATGCCTTTGTTTATGGTTGCTGTTTTTTTATTTACCTATTATATCTTAAAATTTGATGGGCCAATTTCACTTTTATTAGCGGCAGTTTTGGCACCTACAGATCCTGCTTTAG
It includes:
- a CDS encoding ABC transporter ATP-binding protein, which encodes MSKILKINDLEKTYTSGSKKLTVISNISFEVEKGSIFSIVGPSGSGKTTLLGLCAGLDYPTSGTVELCGTSLGDLNEDERAALRNKNVGFIFQNFQLLPTLTALENVIVPLELQGDKNAAKVGKELLTKVGLADRLHHYPTQLSGGEQQRVALARAFSNKPAILFADEPTGNLDEETGEKVIQLLFELNKEAGTTLIIITHDLELANRTQQILRLKGGKIIANEKTANI
- a CDS encoding arylesterase — translated: MLKNNQLPLYINKRKQTIFLKLCYFSMLMFLLSCKTEAPKQENSSSNIPTKTETKNTPQTTTKRIVFFGDSLTAGYGLDDVEDAFPGIIQSKIDSLDLPYTVVNSGISGETTAVGKNRIDWVLNQEPDIFILELGANDGLRGVNLKDTKSNLQFIIDAVKEKYPATKIVLAGMQIPPNMGQDYATEFKNIFPELAAKNDIALIPFLLENVGGISSLNQSDEIHPTKKGHKILAQNTWEVLKPIL